One genomic segment of Sminthopsis crassicaudata isolate SCR6 chromosome 2, ASM4859323v1, whole genome shotgun sequence includes these proteins:
- the CPLX2 gene encoding complexin-2 — translation MDFVMKQALGGATKDMGKMLGGEEEKDPDAQKKEEERQEALRQQEEERKAKHARMEAEREKVRQQIRDKYGLKKKEEKEAEEKAALEQPCEGSLTRPKKAIPAGCGDEEEEEEESILDTVLKYLPGPLQDMFKK, via the exons ATGGACTTTGTTATGAAGCAAGCCCTTGGGG GGGCCACCAAAGACATGGGAAAGATGTTGGGGGGTGAGGAGGAGAAGGATCCAGATGcccagaagaaggaagaagaacgGCAGGAGGCCCTAAGGCAGCAGGAGGAGGAACGCAAAGCCAAGCATGCTCGCATGGAGGCAGAGCGGGAAAAGGTCCGGCAGCAAATTCGAGACAAG TATGGcctgaagaagaaggaagagaaggaggctGAAGAGAAGGCTGCCTTGGAGCAGCCATGTGAGGGCAGCCTGACCCGCCCCAAGAAAGCCATTCCAGCCGGTTGtggggatgaggaggaggaggaggaagagagcatCCTGGACACCGTTCTCAAGTACCTACCTGGGCCTCTCCAGGACATGTTCAAGAAGTAA